The genomic DNA TGCGAATTTGATAAGTAATTTAATGGGATATTGATGTTGATCGCCGCTTAAGGTGCGTGACATTGATTGTCACATCGAGTTATTATTTCAATGTTATTTGCCTAAtcttacattttaaaataatttaggcAATCGCTTATATACTCTGCAATAAGTTTATATGCCAGTTTGGTAACTTATTTTCCGGCAcactgattttgtttctttgtttttattttgcagAGATTTTGGTGGATAATTTTAAGGAATTAAGTTTGTTTgcctttcttatttttttgaaactactTTTATGGGATATTGAGTACTGACATAATCTAGGATGTTTTTTATggggtttttaaaaaagatgTTAGTTACTTAAATGTGGcgagaatttttttaaagtttatattgTATTGAATGCAGTGGCATAGATCGTAAATAAGTCAAAAAGCAggatttaatttcataaaactatTGCAAAAATATAGTACAGATATTTACAtgtatcaaattaaatttgtttacatgtataaaatttcgatttttaattttttccatatatactaatcataattaattattttgattttgttacggaaatattgtaaaatctaaactaaattattatttgtttttgtttaattttattaaattgatttgttgtttacataaatatctcacaatataaaaccaaatcaaatatgtatatatatatatatataattttaattttattctttgaTTTATTATGGAAGCAACATTTAAACAGTTTCCAAAGATATTGAGTAATTATCGGTTCTATTTATATTGGCATATAGAATTTAATTTCGATTTCCTTATATATCAAACgaaattgattattttatttttttttaaatctgtttGGATACGCATTTATAACTGATCCGTTTTATCACATTATACACGATCAATATAAATAGACCTTTTTGTGAAAAAGCTAAAacatataacacatatatatttctCATATACCAATAattcttggaaaaaaaacatgatgaGTATCACAAAAactattgtttctttctttcttgtagtAATATTGGCAATTTCGATGTCGAAAAATGACGTTTTGGCCTTCGGAGGTAAGGTTTCTCTTTACAAAAATAGTagcatttattgttttgtgtgtACATAATAGTATCTTTTATATAACTACGATTAATCATTGAAAACCATTACTTGAATAACATTTTCTcaggaaaaatatatagaatagcCATTAgccatatacatatttatgtGTGTAATCtatgctattttttttaaaaaaaaagtgtgatattTTATTGAACacttatacaatatatatggcatatatataattagtgaTCACTTGTTGTTTATATACGTGCAGACCCTGGAAACTGCATTGGTATTCCATGTGTGCGGTTCCAGTTTGGAAGCCATGAATGTCAGCCTGCTTGTCAAGCAAGAGGGTTCAGAAATGGAGcatgttttattgtttcttatAATAATGTTCAATGTTGTTGCAATAAgtgattacaaaaatataatgcTCTCTTATTGTTGTGCGTTTGTGTGCTCAACTGTGTTTTTCCAACTTTATAAGATGAATTTCCTATTATTGTGTTTTGTCTAACAAATCTAAGTaaatacaaaaactgttttattATTCTACTGATTTAAATCAACCGTAAATAACGCTTCATTGTGTTTAGAGGGTGAATTAATTTCCTAGTTGCCGACGCCTCGACGACAAGGCCATTGGAAGGCCTTCGAGAAAACGTTAAAAATATCGAGAATATTGTGATGAAGCGTTTTGTGAAACACATCCGAAGGCCTTCACAGAAACGTTCAAAAATCGAATATAATACTCTAGAAATTGATATTGTTACTTTTCGCATTTTTAAATCCAGTGAGTAGAAAACGAATTTACTTTTGGTTAAAACTATATGACCGCAGAAATCCAAATgagatttaacaattaaaactttTGTAAAACGATAAAAGAAAGAGTGCATGGATCTCAAGATACAAACGTAGCGAAACCGTATCACAACGCTTGATCGAACGATGGCTCAACTATATACATTCTTGAACACGTGAAGAATGGTGAATGAACTGTTACAAAATTCATTAAcctaattaatttgaaaaatgtcAATTGTTAGAGATATACCGGAGCCTCCCCAGTTATTTGTCAAGTTTTTAGAATATTGTGCATTAATTTAAAGAGGTTCTGCTGTAGGGCACAagtaaaattttgtgttttaaaaaaacataattttttaacaaattacaACATAATGTgtccctttttattttatattataaacgAGGCAAAGGCCAAAAGTTGCAGAACTTGTGAAATAGTCTTTAGTTTGTCCTTGTATTGTCCTGAAGCTTACAGTTTCGAGGTTATGCGGCTTACGGTCGCTTCTATAGATCCATGAGGTTCATCGGTTGGCAGGTACACATCATCTTTAAACTGCAAAAGTAAATTATTAGAAACCAAATGTGTTGTGGCATATTatctgagtatttttttttttttttttaatctaaccGTACTTAATCTGATTGTTTCATCATAAAAGGTAAGATCACAGAGACATTCTTACCTTCACCATTGAAGGGTTTTCCTTGGTTGAAAGGTTTACAGGTAGAAAGTGAATATTTGGCATTTTCAGGTGAATCGATGATACATCAGTGAACCTGTTCATGTTAACAAGAAGCTAATCATGGTAAGAATCACATAATCAcaacagaaaacaaagagaaaatacACAGAATATGCTGATACCTTCTGAGTACAGCGCTTCCCATAAGATAGAGAGTGCGTTGGACTGAAGGGCTATACACACCGTTTCTGGAGGACCAAAGAATGTCTCCATCAGAACTTTCTTTACATCCATGAAGTTCTCGCTGAAGTAGAGTCCTTTTGTTGGGATGCTTGCAACTGAATCATACGAGTACCTGCCACCATTAACGTGTATGTCGGTTTCAAGAATCAATCACAAATAAGAAAGATGTCGCATCGCTAATTAACTCCTACCTCCAAGATGCATTCACCTCTGTGGCCAGCATTCTCTCTCGAGTTTCAGGCAGAATGGTGTATTTGTCTCTGACAAACCTCTCAAATCCTGACTGTTAATTTGCATTAAAGCGGTTTTCGTGAACAATCAATTATCAGATCTTGACTTTTGAAATCAGTGTGTCAACATACTAGTCTTACAAAGTAGACTGATACTAATACTATCAATTCTAGATTTTAACTCATCCTTCAGATCAGTCTTCTGTGTATTTTCTCTATATAGAGTTTCTAAGTTAGAGGAGTAGACTTCTATTGGACTGcaaatttttaatagattagAAAAAGCTATGGCTAAGTTGTTCAAGCGAAGCACAGCAAtaaagaagatatataaaaaaagaattctaGCACATTAACCAAAACTCTAGTACtgacattatattttttaaatcactACGTTTCTGAGACACATTTGTATCCTCACGAGTCAATACAAGAGATCAAACTGGAAAATGCTGATCTAAAGACCATGGAACACATTTAACTCAGCATTATCCAAATATATAACagtaataacataaaaaattcaACACCTTTTAACAACATATATCTGCAGAGAGATGTTGTATACCTGGGTTGTCTTCAGTAGAGCTAGTCCTGCAATACCAGAAGTTAAGTTTAGTGGACCAGACTTTTCTACTCGTGCCTCCACAGTATGAGTCTCCGATCCAAGCTTGAAACCTTCAACAAATGATTGATTGAgaaaatcatcaaattattgCAAAATTCGttccataaatataaaaaaagtcagaaaacCCACCGTGTAAATGTGGTTTACCACCGATGGATACACGCTCCCAGGGCTTCTCAATGATATTTACGATAGCAGTATAAACCTGGTAaagcaacaaagaaagagattaacCATAACGAGAAAAAAAGACAGCAAAacgaataaaacataaaattacaGTATTGCAAGACGCATAAGAAACGGTACATCTTTAAGGGTAATCAGCAAGGTGAAAATATCCAAttgactataaaaaaaaacatggtgaAAGTGTTTTCCAATACATTTTGCCATACCTGTGGATAAAATGAGCAAAAGTGTTTACCAATAAGTATGGCAAATTCCTCCACCGAGAGTCGATCTTCACATTCCTTGGCTTTCACATAAACCTTCGTTCCAACATAGAAGATTGGTCAAAACCACTTGGACGTGAATTTAAGAAATCAGCAGATTTAACCATGAATAAGAACAAAGTGGGTGAAACAAATCCTAACCACCAGAATCTAGGACCAACAATCCAAGTCTAAGCCAGCCAGAGAAAGTTCACTAAATGACTAAAATAGGCAAATAGCATGTAATACAACATCAGAACCATGAACATCACTATATTCTCAAGAGCCAACACAAGTTGTATTTCACAGATCAATCTATGATCTACAATGCAAGACTAAGCACAGCCACAATTGAAATGGACAattaaaaagtttgaatcttttttttaagactTACAGTGTTTTTCATGGTATCAGTGGCGACAATATCGGAGTTATCATCACGGTAGTAAGAAGAGAGACAGTGAGAGAGAAGACTGATACTAACGTTCCACTCAACAAAGTGATGAGATCCGTCATGAGCATCTCGCCAAACTCTCCCAACTCTCACTCGAGCCTTCCCATGTCTCTGCTCCAATCTGATCCCATCTGCTTCTTGTGCCATTCCTGTAACAGTACGCTTCATCAAaaagaattcttttttttttttcaactcttcAAAGACACTCAAAGCGGATCAAAGCTTTACTAATCTAACTTGGTAGACGATTCCAAACCCAGAAATCGAATTATAAATCACTTCCGATTCAAACGAAAAGTAACCAAATCGTGTTTCTCTAACCTCTCTTTACTCGTCAGTGGAAGCTTGAGTGTCGATCGCAACGAAGAAAGGGTTGAGAGAGATTATCTTTGAGACTGTGAGTGATCGAAGATGAGAGATTGCGTTAGAGGTGAGATCGATGATGACGGATTCGATTGACGTTAGATCGAACAAGAAGATTTGCGTGAGAGAGTTTGGTTTTGGTCATCTCggtttacaaattttaattcaaattatttccggtttgatttggttttcttAATCGGTTAAATTACTTTATTGGTTTGGCTTTTTTTTGTGAACTCCAACAATTTCATCTAAGGCAAAATTGTTCTCGATCAAAAAACTTCATTAGGCCCACTACTGCTAACCTACTGCATATAACCAgataagagattttttttttttttttttttttattNNNNNNNNNNNNNNNNNNNNNNNNNNNNNNNNNNNNNNNNNNNNNNNNNNNNNNNNNNNNNNNNNNNNNNNNNNNNNNNNNNNNNNNNNNNNNNNNNNNNNNNNNNNNNNNNNNNNNNNNNNNNNNNNNNNNNNNNNNNNNNNNNNNNNNNNNNNNNNNNNNNNNNNNNNNNNNNNNNNNNNNNNNNNNNNNNNNNNNNNNNNNNNNNNNNNNNNNNNNNNNNNNNNNNNNNNNNNNNNNNNNNNNNNNNNNNNNNNNNNNNNNNNNNNNNNNNNNNNNNNNNNNNNNNNNNNNNNNNNNNNNNNNNNNNNNNNNNNNNNNNNNNNNNNNNNNNNNNNNNNNNNNNNNNNNNNNNNNNNNNNNNNNNNNNNNNNNNNNNNNNNNNNNNNNNNNNNNNNNNNNNNNNNNNNNNNNNNNNNNNNNNNNNNNNNNNNNNNNNNNNNNNNNNNNNNNNNNNNNNNNNNNNNNNNNNNNNNNNNNNNNNNNNNNNNNNNNNNNNNNNNNNNNNNNNNNNNNNNNNNNNNNNNNNNNNNNNNNNNNNNNNNNNNNNNNNNNNNNNNNNNNNNNNNNNNNNNNNNNNNNNNNNNNNNNNNNNNNNNNNNNNNNNNNNNNNNNNNNNNNNNNNNNNNNNNNNNNNNNNNNNNNNNNNNNNNNNNNNNNNNNNNNNNNNNNNNNNNNNNNNNNNNNNNNNNNNNNNNNNNNNNNNNNNNNNNNNNNNNNNNNNNNNNNNNNNNNNNNNNNNNNNNNNNNNNNNNNNNNNNNNNNNNNNNNNNNNNNNNNNNNNNNNNNNNNNNNNNNNNNNNNNNNNNNNNNNNNNNNNNNNNNNNNNNNNNNNNNNNNNNNNNNNNNNNNNNNNNNNNNNNNNNNNNNNNNNNNNNNNNNNNNNNNNNNNNNNNNNNNNNNNNNNNNNNNNNNNtttttttttttttttttaattcagatAAGAGATTTTATCTACGGTTTGTGATGGATTGGGGCGTTAAATATGAATTCAACTATATAAATGATGGGATATACATGAAATGTTCTATACCACATGTTGTGTTTGTAAAAAGACTAACCTTACTcatttttcttctgttcttttgctttttggtttgAATCATGGCTCGAAAGAAGGAACCTGAGTTGCGGTAGTGTGCGTCAAACTGTAGTTTAGTCTGTCTAAGACGCTTCTATATGGATCTTCCTCTCGTTTCTTCAACAAATAAGCTATACTATTCTCTACTTCCGCTTTTACCTCCAAGTAAACTTGGTTTGCTTCTTCTCTGTCTTTTACAAGTTCTGGTCTTCCCTTTGTCTCTATCGGTTTCCCAAACAGGTAATAGAACCTTCCCGGGATTTTCGGTACCAGTCCTGGTATGTAGAGCGGCTGGTTCGCTACATCTCCATCTGATTCTTCCCTatcatcacaaaacaaaactcatcaatCTTTTGACTAGTAACAACCACTACAATCATTAGTACCCTTCTGGTTGTTTCAATATCCAATTTCTATGTTATTATCTTTCAAACACCAAAATAATGtgaataaatttttcaaaaacatgatCACAAGTTCGAGTTAAATGAAAAGCAATTTTACCTTAATTTAAATTGTTTGGTATCGAGAGTAAGATCCTTGATATAGTCATTGAGTATTGGAATCTTCATCAGGTCGTTGTAATCAAGAACCAACTgcaatagcaaaagaaaaatatattttcgcCTCGTTTCAATAACCGTGCACAAGAAACTCGGATTTTGGGAAGTCTTACTTCAGCTATGTCGTCTTCACCAACCGTTCCAAACGGCACTATTGTTGCACCAAACCTTGCTGCCATTCTTACAAACTCTTGCTGTTCAGGCCAGATTAGTTTGTACTGTTCACCCTGTAAGGTCGTAGAAAAGTAGTATATATAATCAGAAATTTTAACAACACCTATTTAGCAGATTAAAAATGCATATGTTGTTTGCGTTtacaaataacataaaattttgttaaaaaaatgcTAACGGTTGGTGAAGTAACTTAAACAAACAATGAAGACTTAAAATAGCCAACAATGAATGGATTCTTAAACAATGAACTTTAAAAGTTTCATCAACTCTGTTCACATCTCTCTATGGCCTTAGGGGGATATGCAGGCTCAGCTGGCATAATCAAGACTGTTTGATTTCACCCGTTTTTAGTGGGTGGAATCACTCCTTTTGGCTACTAATTTTCCATGTGCTaaactaagaaaagaaaaagatatgaaaGATGGCTAACCCGGTTATGGAGAGCCTCTCGTGCACCGCCAGGGAAGAGAAGGATATGAGATTTAGAAGATAACAGCTTAAAAAGATTGGTTGCAGTGACAGGATAGGCACCAAATACCTTAATCCAG from Camelina sativa cultivar DH55 chromosome 7, Cs, whole genome shotgun sequence includes the following:
- the LOC104700982 gene encoding LOW QUALITY PROTEIN: uricase (The sequence of the model RefSeq protein was modified relative to this genomic sequence to represent the inferred CDS: inserted 1 base in 1 codon); amino-acid sequence: MAQEADGIRLEQRHGKARVRVGRVWRDAHDGSHHFVEWNVSISLLSHCLSSYYRDDNSDIVATDTMKNTVYVKAKECEDRLSVEEFAILIGKHFCSFYPQVYTAIVNIIEKPWERVSIGGKPHLHGFKLGSETHTVEARVEKSGPLNLTSGIAGLALLKTTQSGFERFVRDKYTILPETRERMLATEVNASWRYSYDSVASIPTKGLYFSENFMDVKKVLMETFFGPPEXGVYSPSVQRTLYLMGSAVLRRFTDVSSIHLKMPNIHFLPVNLSTKENPSMVKFKDDVYLPTDEPHGSIEATVSRITSKL